A DNA window from Cutaneotrichosporon cavernicola HIS019 DNA, chromosome: 2 contains the following coding sequences:
- a CDS encoding uncharacterized protein (COG0454 Histone acetyltransferase HPA2 and related acetyltransferases), which produces MDALAIRPIPPEATHALRHRVLWPSVPLDAQGQAFDAPPSVHLGAFADDILVGVLTLVAVEGKVQLRKFAVAPEWQGYGVGGAMLDAAIAYSQKQVVLDARREQVRFYQKRGFTVLSPEVFVKRGPGDAGPPVEYVRMGNTTPDA; this is translated from the coding sequence atggacgcgctcgcgatACGGCCGATTCCGCCAGAGGCAACCCACGCGCTTCGACACCGTGTCCTCTGGCCCTCCGTCCCCCTCGACGCACAGGGCCAGGCATTCGATGCCCCGCCATccgtccacctcggcgcCTTTGCTGACGACATCCTAGTTGGTGTCCTCACCCTCGTTGCCGTTGAGGGCAAGGTTCAGCTGCGCAAGTTTGCCGTCGCGCCTGAGTGGCAGGGGTACGGCGTCGGTGGCGCTATGCTCGATGCCGCAATCGCCTACTCCCAGAAacaggtcgtcctcgacgcacGTCGTGAGCAGGTCCGGTTCTACCAGAAACGGGGGTTCACGGTGCTCAGCCCGGAAGTGTTCGTGAAGCGTGGGCCAGGCGACGCTGGCCCTCCCGTCGAATACGTACGCATGGGCAACACAACACCAGATGCATAG
- a CDS encoding uncharacterized protein (Expressed protein): MNRKPMPYETPDPSGRSWLTELPDEILHGIFLRLDLCDLTRCFRLCKELHDFLTDSAAINLRHTLLANSLHLNPFSIVANPNVPRQMPLTSARILAHLRETLTRFRNVAPKSTTNVRFREPSGSLYEYLEGVLLRTTRVPGGPASAKSRSLHVYDLRMIDEWEDTGDVMDDDDDDEVFETNSDSPMEGDFKTQHTFDFKIREIATDPTQDLLVVVSITPIREPGQGHFQAMMEFHLFSLSTFQPHPKAERHIIEFPQRLTLDEIMLDFQICDNALYIMSKGTGMFGGPNSPNDVLYGWDWMTGRLHVSLEAPEQVSFESFVLLTPSSFCIPATVARLPDATLAPDELTPDALRQLFWTHHLYLYAFPPLEDHPENGPWTAQHVSTIDMPPIKNKFLQGVPPMAMTIRTDPPPRTFNSPYPLHAPPPYLPDPESGVAIITFTLQRGFFPMFNPELPDNPMFTLIVLKSTLAKLLPEPTSPLLKQTFSRPVPVVPFKRLAPECRLLGPDRVPTSWVCYVYQNRYVAPYVRVVGTLDMSDNDDDDEDVEQQIIELSLQVFDFDPRRVRKERLDRARRLPPGMEAQDERLEGDVDGIDLVLAPTRLEPVPCLTEEVIVTGQNLPYIMVERETDSTNPLIDGQRILMLKSRGQRTIDPEDSDDDDDDDDLVEVMEF, from the exons ATGAACCGCAAACCGATGCCCTACGAGACGCCGGATCCCAGTGGGCGAAGCTGGCTCACAGAACTCCCAGATGAGATTCTCCACGGCATCTTCCTCCGGCTCGACCTCTGCGATTTGACGCGCTGCTTCCGG TTATGCAAGGAGCTCCACGACTTCTTAACCGACTCAGCGGCCATCAACCTGCGCCACACATTGCTCGCAAACTCTCTGCACTTGAACCCCTTCTCGATCGtcgccaaccccaacgTTCCGCGACAGATGCCCCTCACGTCAGCCAGGATCCTCGCTCATCTTCGGGAGACGCTCACCCGATTCCGCAACGTGGCGCCCAAGAGCACGACCAATGTACGCTTCCGCGAACCATCGGGCAGCCTGTACGAGTATCTTGAAGGCGTGTTGCTACGGACTACGAGGGTGCCGGGTGggcccgcctcggccaaGTCCCGTTCCTTGCATGTCTACGATCTGCGTATGATtgacgagtgggaggacACCGGGGACGtgatggacgacgacgacgacgacgaggtgttCGAGACAAACAGCGACAGCCCGATGGAGGGTGACTTTAAGACGCAGCACACGTTCGACTTCAAGATCCGCGAGATCGCGACCGACCCCACACAGGACCTGTTGGTCGTCGTGTCAATCAC ACCCATTCGTGAGCCCGGGCAAGGGCATTTCCAGGCGATGATGGAGTTCCACTTGTTCAGCCTTTCGACTTTTCAACCGCATCCCAAGGCAGAGCGACACATTATCGAGTTCCCGCAGCGCCTGACATTGGACGAGATCATGCTCGACTTCCAGATCTGCGACAATGCGCTCTACATCATGTCGAAGGGCACGGGAATGTTTGGCGGGCCCAACAGCCCCAACGATGTCCTTTACGGTTGGGATTGGATGACTGGGCGGCTGCACGTCAGCCTCGAAGCGCCCGAGCAGGTCTCGTTTGAGTCGTttgtcctcctcactccgTCGTCGTTCTGCATTCCCGCCACCGTCGCCCGACTCCCCGATGCCACGCTCGCACCTGACGAGCTCACTCCTGATGCCTTGCGCCAGCTATTCTGGACCCACCATCTGTACCTGTACGCGTTCCCGCCTCTGGAAGACCACCCCGAGAACGGACCTTGGACGGCACAGCATGTTTCGACAATCGACATGCCGCCCATCAAGAACAAGTTCCTACAGGGCGTTCCCCCGATGGCCATGACCATCCGTACCGAccctccgccgcgcacCTTTAATTCACCGTACCCGCtgcacgcgccgccgccgtaTCTGCCTGATCCCGAGTCGGGCGTCGCAATCATCACCTTCACCCTCCAGCGGGGGTTCTTCCCGATGTTCAATCCCGAGCTTCCAGATAACCCGATGTTCACGCTCATCGTACTCAAGTCCACACTCGCCAAGCTTCTTCCCgagccgacgtcgccgctTCTCAAGCAGACGTTCTCGCGGCCCGTTCCCGTCGTGCCCTTCAAGCGCCTGGCACCCGAgtgccgcctcctcggtccGGATCGCGTTCCGACCT CATGGGTCTGCTACGTTTACCAGAACCGCTACGTCGCGCCGTACGTCCGCGTTGTCGGCACTTTGGATATGAGTGACAacgacgatgatgacgaggacgtggaACAGCAGATAATCGAGCTCTCCCTCCAGGTCTTCGACTTTGACCCGCGCCGCGTGCGCAAAGAGCGTCTCGATCGCGCCCGGCGCCTCCCGCCAGGCATGGAGGCACAGGACGAGCgtctcgagggcgacgttgACGGCATCGATCTGGTGCTCGCACCGACGCGCCTTGAGCCCGTACCTTGCTTAACGGAGGAGGTGATTGTGACGGGCCAAAACTTGCCGTACATCATGGTCGAGCGGGAGACGGACAGCACTAACCCGCTTATTGATGGGCAGCGCATCTTGATGCTCAAGAGCCGTGGGCAGCGTACGATCGACCCTGAagacagcgacgacgacgacgacgatgacgacctAGTCGAGGTCATGGAGTTCTAG
- a CDS encoding uncharacterized protein (Acetyltransferase (GNAT) domain), with translation MATAAAPTEQATAGDLPPIQNPAEDSADEDDAPKSAGKKKKKKPKKKKTKAIPPETVPVINETPDETAAWETQLAKGAKTYSLPPWILNERERPKLDILRTPACAGFTLRTPRLILRQVAVGDTTAIRRIKMEPVVQRTQLYGSPTASDIRDSFQRRYVASSIPALDRSGAWRDEWVFAITAKDAPSLKLSAGSNLRVSNRIKDAQGYLGNFALSLSTHPHGQPLRPTRGQVYSQPTFQQTAESGLEGKLFYELHPQLWGQGLASEAFGEVLRFAFEEVGCVRVSADPTTSAEASIALCNKFGMRFTREVANHYGKPQMFHEITRGEWFKLNRGLEGSAASAGTEDVKKDENGHAHDHGHNHGHEHEHGDDCAHDHDHDHTHGHGHDHDHDHSHGHGCDHDHPPPLPSSAVVDVGPGPWAGKKVCRWCTDFRTRPVITCKCGWAKYCSRECQRADWVYRGGHQAECDAK, from the exons ATGGCAACAGCCGCTGCGCCGACGGAACAGGCCACGGCCGGAGACCTCCCGCCCATCCAAAACCCCGCTGAGGActcggccgacgaggacgacgcccCCAAGTCGGcgggcaagaagaagaagaagaagcccaagaagaagaagaccaAGGCCATCCCACCCGAGACTGTCCCCGTCATCAATGAGACCCCCGACGAAACCGCCGCTTGGGAAACGCAACTCGCGAAAGGCGCCAAGACGTACTCCCTTCCCCCGTGGATTCTGAATGAGAGA GAACGCCCAAAGCTCGATATCCTGCGTACGCCGGCATGTGCAGGCTTTACGCTGCGTACACCGCGCCTCATACTTCGTCAGGTTGCGGTTGGGGATACGACGGCGATCCGTCGGATCAAGATGGAGCCTGTGGTGCAGCGGACGCAGTT ATACGGCTCCCCCACAGCCAGCGACATCCGGGACTCGTTCCAGCGCCGCTAcgtcgcctcctccatACCCGCGCTCGACCGTTCCGGCGCGTGGCGCGACGAATGGGTCTTCGCCATAACTGCCAAAGACGCTCCCTCGCTCAAACTCTCCGCTGGCTCAAACCTCCGCGTCTCAAACAGGATAAAGGACGCCCAAGGTTATCTCGGCAACTTTGCCCTTTCCCTCTCCACCCACCCTCACGGACAACCCCTCCGTCCAACGCGTGGCCAAGTATATAGCCAGCCCACTTTCCAACAGACGGCGGAGAGTGGGCTGGAGGGAAAGTTGTTCTACGAACTCCACCCGCAACTCTGGGGCCAGGGACTCGCATCAGAAGCGTTTGGCGAGGTATTGCGTTTCGCATTTGAAGAGGTTGGATGCGTGAGAGTGAGCGCCGATCCTACTACGAGTGCCGAGGCGAGTATTGCCCTGTGTAACAAGTTTGGCATGCGGTTTACGAGAGAGGTCGCGAACCATTATGGGAAACCACAGATGTTCCATGAGATTACCAGGGGAGAGTGGTTCAAATTGAACCGCGGGCTTGAggggagcgcggcgagtgCTGGCACCGAGGAcgtcaagaaggacgagaaCGGTCACGCTCACGACCACGGCCACAACCATGGGCACGAACACGAGCATGGTGACGACTGCGCCCACGACCATGATCATGACCACACccatggccatggccatgaccacgaccacgaccaTTCCCACGGCCACGGATGCGACCACGACCATCCCCcgccccttccctcctcggcaGTTGTCGATGTCGGCCCTGGTCCCTGGGCCGGCAAAAAGGTGTGTCGCTGGTGCACCGACTTCCGGACACGGCCGGTCATCACCTGCAAGTGCGGCTGGGCAAAGTACTGCTCGCGTGAGTGCCAACGCGCCGACTGGGTGTACCGCGGCGGCCATCAGGCCGAGTGTGATGCCAAGTag
- the MUS81 gene encoding uncharacterized protein (ERCC4 domain), giving the protein MPPPEDCANPLFLKWLEELRDAAREKGLKVADVYHKGCRAIAACPIAYTRPAALAPLQGIGPKTIQLLEAKLKAHCKATGEAYPESPPRQVAAKRPKAKEKEVEDDDAPAPKKKAKRPPRPYIPAARSGPAGILIGMVVAAGDEPDEALVDQLTRGEIVRHAQPFCDASYDHSERGTWVTAWNGMKTLVNKGYVGVQGIPHRYTLTEAGFDVAVVLRNMQDEFKDGPQIVPFVQRADKDEVWDRPLVGAGPGPSTIAARQSHSAAPTPPADHAPVRSAPPASRRVSASRFGFWYLDTKGNRVEDLLAARTRLDPVDFVTLRQIEFLDSQRDHPITGQLRLVDDDPTLHDDGLVTLGAYFVEDEAPPQCSKFDDDEIATKVQPPPVQVASTSRAVSVGPSRRLARTASSRPRLSSQMPLPGEHRDADFDPADTIIFPKGSYEILLVIDTREVESRANRDRITESLERKGVRVETRALRLGDMCWVARRLDAYGAEEDECVLDFVVERKRLDDLVASIRDGRYNEQCFRLGQSGIRNVFYIVEDYQKAQRMQFQGKQIMTAKSQVQVMNGFFLKETHKLADTIDYLVAMTSVIKASAGDLHIIPSRYLSRTNYSSLQTKLRASHPNNPFLTSYEAFQELNKKSNLRTTKEYLARMLLVIKGMSPERVSAMLDVWETPRELYDAMKVRHAQGVLEDGRRKRGPEFMFADVVPGEGRRKIGDALSKAIWYALWGKDNEDDVTPAKEVPIPAAKKGAQATAKKTTPAVVPSKSPTPTKAVSPPPPRRPSPPVPSPTSSPEFVFAGWGTGQQPSAPAHTPRATMRIFVPPPFPVSPARSPTSPSSRRHHSSPSRVRRLNINRSRVPLFLDSDSDDTPETIVID; this is encoded by the exons ATGCCGCCACCTGAAGACTGTGCAAACCCCCTCTTCCTGAAGTGGCTGGAAG AACTGCGCGATGCTGCGCGAGAAAAGGGCCTCAAAGTCGCCGATGTATATCATAAGGGATGTCGGGCGATAGCAGCATGTCCGATCGCGTATACGCGCCCAGCCGCGCTGGCGCCTTTGCAGGGCATTGGCCCCAAGACAATCCAGCTGCTCGAagccaagctcaaggcgcaCTGCAAGGCGACGGGCGAGGCGTACCCCGAGTCACCGCCTC GCCAGGTTGCTGCGAAACGACCAAAagccaaggagaaggaggtggaggacgacgacgcacCTGCGCCTAAGAAGAAGGCGAAGCGCCCACCACGCCCGTATATCCCGGCCGCGCGATCAGGACCCGCCGGCATCCTCATTGGCATGGTTGTTGCCGCGGGCGACGAGCCAGACGAAGCGCTTGTGGATCAGCTTACGCGTGGCGAGATCGTGCGACACGCCCAACCATTCTGCGATGCGAGTTACGACCACTCGGAGCGCGGGACTTGGGTCACAGCGTGGAACGGGATGAAGACGCTCGTGAACAAGGGATACGTTGGAGTACAGGGGATTCCGCACCGCTACACGCTTACCGAGGCCGGGTT TGACGTAGCTGTGGTCCTGCGCAACATGCAGGATGAATTTAAGGATGGGCCCCAGATCGTTCCGTTCGTTCAGCGAGCCGACAAGGATGAAGTGTGGGACCGCCCGCTGGTGGGAGCTGGTCCTGGACCCTCGACAATTGCCGCCCGCCAGTCCCATTCTGCTGCACCCACGCCCCCCGCAGACCATGCTCCGGTTCGCAGTGCTCCTCCGGCATCACGGCGAGTGTCGGCCTCCAGGTTCGGGTTCTGGTATCTCG ACACAAAGGGCAACCGTGTGGAagacctcctcgctgcgcgCACCCGCCTTGACCCGGTTGACTTTGTTACGCTGCGCCAAATCGAGTTCCTTGACTCGCAGAGGGACCACCCCATAACCGGCCAGCttcgcctcgtcgacgacgacccgACGCtgcacgacgacggccTGGTCACGCTCGGCGCGTACTTTGtagaggacgaggcgccaCCCCAGTGCAGCAagtttgacgacgacgagatcgcTACAAAAGTGCAGCCTCCTCCAGTGCAGGTAGCCTCTACCTCGAGAGCGGTGTCAGTGGGCCCATCACGGAGATTGGCGCGCACGGCGTCATCGCGCCCCCGTCTCTCCTCACAGATGCCGTTGCCTGGCGAACATCGTGATGCGGACTTTGACCCCGCCGACACCATCATCTTCCCGAAAGGCAGCTACGagatcctcctcgtcattgACAcacgcgaggtcgagtcgCGCGCGAATCGCGACCGCATCACAGAGAGCCTTGAGCGCAAAGGTGTTCGGGTCGAGACGCGcgccctccgcctcggcgacatgtGCTGGGTTGCGCGCCGGCTCGACGCAtacggcgccgaggaggacgaatgcgtgctcgactttgtcgtcgagcggaAGCGCCTCGATGATCTCGTAGCGAGTATCCGCGACGGGCGGTACAACGAGCAATGC ttcCGACTGGGACAAAGCGGGATCAGGAACGTCTTCTACATCGTCGAGGACTATCAGAAAGCGCAGCGCATGCAGTTCCAGGGCAAGCAGATCATGACTGCCAAGTCGCAGGTACAGGTCATGAACGGTTTTTTCCTCAAGGAAACGcacaagctcgccgacacgatcgactacctcgtcgccatgaCGAGCGTGATCAAGGCCTCGGCAGGCGACCTGCACATCATCCCTTCGCGCTACCTGAGCCGCACGAACTATTCGTCGCTGCAGACCAAACTGCGCGCGAGCCACCCTAATAATCCCTTCCTCACGTCCTACGAGGCGTTCCAAGAACTCAACAAGAAATCCAACCTCCGCACCACCAAGGAGTACCTCGCTCGTATGCTACTCGTGATCAAGGGCATGAGCCCCGAGCGCGTTAGCGCCATGCTGGACGTGTGGGagacgccgcgcgagcTGTACGATGCTATGAAGGTGCGACATGCGCAGGgggtgctcgaggacggaCGACGGAAGCGCGGCCCCGAGTTCATGTTCGCCGACGTGGTGCCCGGCGAGGGACGACGCAAGatcggcgacgcgctcagTAAAGCC ATTTGGTATGCGCTCTGGGGCAAAGACAACGAGGATGACGTTACGCCAGCGAAGGAGGTACCGATCCCAGCAGCCAAGAAGGGTGCGCAAGCCACAGCGAAAAAAACGACACCCGCCGTTGTTCCTTCCAAAAGTCCTACGCCGACCAAAGCGGTCTctcccccgccgccgcgccggcccTCTCCGCCAGTACCGTCACCCACATCGTCACCAGAGTTCGTTTTCGCCGGCTGGGGGACAGGCCAACAACCCTCTGCACCCGCCCACACTCCCCGTGCGACGATGCGCATTTTCGTTCCCCCTCCCTTTCCCGTGTCTCCTGCGCGTTCACCCACTTCGCCATCATCGCGTCGGCACCATTCCTCCCCATCGCGTGTTCGCCGTCTGAACATCAACCGTTCACGCGTCCCTCTCTTCTTAGACAGCGACAGTGACGACACACCCGAGACTATTGTCATTGATTAG